The following coding sequences lie in one Salvelinus fontinalis isolate EN_2023a chromosome 21, ASM2944872v1, whole genome shotgun sequence genomic window:
- the LOC129818100 gene encoding beta-crystallin A4-like produces the protein MTHHCTKFSGHWKIIVFDEECFQGRRHEFTSECCNVMEFGFETVRSLRIESGAWIGYEHASYQGQQFVLERGEYPQCDAFSGSNAYHIERMTSFRPIACANHRECRMTIYERENFLGRKGELSDDYPSLQAMGWCNNEVGSLRIQSGAFVCYQYPGYRGYQYIMECDRHCGEYKHFREFGSHSQTPQIQSIRRIQQ, from the exons ATGACTCACCATTGTACCAAGTTCTCCGGCCACTGGAAG ATCATTGTCTTCGACGAGGAGTGCTTCCAGGGCCGTCGGCATGAGTTCACCTCCGAGTGCTGCAATGTGATGGAGTTTGGTTTTGAGACCGTGCGCTCCCTCAGGATTGAGAGTGGAGC TTGGATTGGCTATGAGCATGCTTCCTACCAGGGCCAGCAGTTTgtgctggagagaggagagtaccCCCAGTGCGATGCCTTCAGTGGTAGCAATGCCTACCACATAGAGAGGATGACCTCCTTCAGGCCCATTGCCTGCGCT aACCACAGGGAGTGCCGTATGACCATCTATGAGCGCGAGAACTTCCTGGGTCGTAAGGGCGAGCTGAGTGACGACTACCCCTCCCTTCAGGCTATGGGCTGGTGCAACAACGAGGTCGGCTCCCTCAGGATCCAGTCTGGAGC TTTTGTGTGCTACCAATACCCCGGATACCGTGGCTACCAGTACATCATGGAGTGTGACCGTCACTGCGGCGAGTACAAGCACTTCAGGGAGTTCGGCTCCCACTCCCAGACCCCTCAGATCCAGTCCATCCGCCGCATTCAGCAGTAA